In a genomic window of Panthera tigris isolate Pti1 chromosome D4, P.tigris_Pti1_mat1.1, whole genome shotgun sequence:
- the SSNA1 gene encoding Sjoegren syndrome nuclear autoantigen 1 — translation MTQQGAALQNYNNELVKCIEELCQKREELCRQIQQEEDEKQRLQSEVRQLTEKLARVNENLARKIASRNEFDRTIAETEAAYLKILESSQTLLSVLKREAGNLTKATASEHKSSGGRES, via the exons ATGACCCAGCAGGGCGCGGCGCTGCAGAATTACAACAACGAGCTAGTCAAGT GCATCGAGGAGCTGTGTCAGAAGCGAGAGGAGTTGTGTCGGCAGATCCAGCAGGAGGAGGATGAGAAGCAGCGGCTGCAGAGCGAGGTGAGGCAGCTGACAGAGAAACTGGCCCGAGTCAACGAGAATCTGGCGCGCAAGATTGCTTCTCGCAACGAGTTTGACCGGACCATCGCAGAGACAGAGGCTGCCTACCTCAAG ATCCTGGAAAGCTCGCAGACTCTGCTTAGTGTCCTGAAGAGGGAAGCCGGGAACTTGACCAAAGCCACAGCCTCGGAGCACAAGagcagtggaggcagggagagctgA